Sequence from the Candidatus Margulisiibacteriota bacterium genome:
GCTTATAAAAATAATAATTGCTTTTTTCATAAATTTATTTTTTAAATTTAATATAATATATCATCAAGCCAATGCCCAGCAGGTTGGAAAGTATGCCTAGCAGTAAAAAATAAACTTGGTATTTGCTCAAAATCAGGGCGGCGGCTGAAAGCCCGAGCAAGGGCAAAATGTCCACCACGTGATGAGCGCAGCAAGCGATCATGGCGGTGGTTGATACTCCGGCGCTGGCCGCCATGCTTGATTTGGCCGAAGCTGTTGCGGCGCGATGAATCAGCTTGGAATACCGATATAGACCGACCTGAACGCCAAAGCCGGCGATCAGAGCGGACATCCAATATTTATAAGAAACAAATTGCTGTAAGGGGTGAGCCGGATCCTTGGTCACTAAAAAGAGTATCAGCCAATAGGTCAAGCTTATTCCTAAAATGCCCAGCAAACCGGCGACAACTGATTTATATAAATTATTTTTAAAGTTTGTGTCCATGCAGTATTCAACATTATTTAATCACCTTCGCGGTAATAATCAGGTCGGTTTTGCTTTTATTTATTCCACTATCATTACTGACAAGGGTGATGGCGCGAGTGATCGGCCCGGTTCCGTCAGGACCGTGCGCATTCGGATCAAAGGTTACTTCCAATTCAGCTTCTTCTCCGGGCTTTAGCTGTTCGTTCCAGAAAGGAATGCCGGCTTGGCCGGCCATGGGCATACCGTAGCTTGGACCTTTTTTGCCGTTAATGATTAAAGCGGCGTTAGTGCACATGCAAGAGGTGAAGAGATCATCGATCGTCAGGTCGCCCTCGCCCTCATTTTTGAATTTAAAGCGATGGCTGATCTTTCCGTCCGCCATGGAAACCCGGCCGAAATCAAATCGCTTTTCGTCGAAGTTTAATTGCGCAGTTTTTCCATCAATCGAACCGCCGCCGTTGTTATCGCCCTCGCCGGCCAAGCCGGCGATTATGCCGACGACGACAACGACAACGCCAACGGCAAGCAAATAATATAATCTTTTGTCCGCATTATTTTTCATAAGGTTTGAATTAGTGAATAATTATTTTGATTTTTTAATTACGTTGGCCTTGAGCTCTATTTCCACCTCCGGCCGTACGGGGTCGTTGGAGTTGATATATACGACCCGGGTTAACTCGCCTAAATCAGAATCATCCTTGTGCACCGCCGGATCAAAAGTTACCAGCATTTCCGCGCTTGCCTTCGGGGCGAGGATTTTTTTATCTTCATCAATAAAGGCTTTGGTGCAGCCGCAAGAGGTTGAGAGTTTTAGGATTTTAAGCGGTTCGGTGCCCAGATTTTCAACAATGAATTTATGCTTGGTTACCTCTCCGTAGATTACTATGCCCAGATCATAAAACGCCGGGCTGACTTTGATTGATGGGCCGTTAACGTTTTCGCCGATTTTTTTCTCCGTCGCCGCCGGCTTGGCCGCTTGGCCGCTTGTTTTTTCTCGATTAATAAAATACCGGCTTGCCGCACCTCTATAACCATAAAAGATCAAGCCGGCGAAAACAAATATTAAAACCGCTGCGATCAAATAAAGATTTTTTTTAATCATAATTTTTATAGCGCTAAGCTGATGAATATATTCAGACTGATGCAGTTTGGTTAGCAACAATCAACGAGTTTTATAATATCAGCTATTTTGTTTTTTGGAGGAACTGAATAAGGCGAGTTTAACAATCAGACCTGCCAGCAGGCCGATTATTAAAAGCCAAATTGCCGCCGGCACTTTTTCAAAATAAGCGGCCAGAGCTTCATTCGCTCTGGCGGCCAATAAATTAACCGACAGATTGAAATTATCACTTTTCATCGCCAGCTGATCGGTCAAGGCCAAATAAA
This genomic interval carries:
- a CDS encoding DUF1573 domain-containing protein, yielding MKNNADKRLYYLLAVGVVVVVVGIIAGLAGEGDNNGGGSIDGKTAQLNFDEKRFDFGRVSMADGKISHRFKFKNEGEGDLTIDDLFTSCMCTNAALIINGKKGPSYGMPMAGQAGIPFWNEQLKPGEEAELEVTFDPNAHGPDGTGPITRAITLVSNDSGINKSKTDLIITAKVIK
- a CDS encoding DUF1573 domain-containing protein, with translation MIFYGYRGAASRYFINREKTSGQAAKPAATEKKIGENVNGPSIKVSPAFYDLGIVIYGEVTKHKFIVENLGTEPLKILKLSTSCGCTKAFIDEDKKILAPKASAEMLVTFDPAVHKDDSDLGELTRVVYINSNDPVRPEVEIELKANVIKKSK